In the genome of Sphingobacteriaceae bacterium, one region contains:
- the fabF gene encoding beta-ketoacyl-ACP synthase II translates to MSRDTGNGYAHRVVVTGLGVVSPVGIGVDVYWDRILKGESGIDILTRLNPDDYPTRMGAEVKDFNPGDFMERRDARRMDRFTQYAVVAADMALADAGIGDNLLPRERLGVVIGTGIGGMETLDEQFRLMNEKGPDRVSPFFVPMMIANMAAGQISIRHDLRGPNSTLVTACAASAHAMGEAFRILQRGDADVMVTGGAEAAFVPLAFAGFCTMKAMSTWSGPPQEASRPFDVRRDGFVMGEGSGILVFERLDHALARGAKIYAEVLGFGMSADAHHITAPAPGGSGGARSMQLALADAGLEPEAIDYINAHGTGTPPGDISETEAIKSVFGEHAYKLAVSSTKSMIGHLLGAAGAVEAIACILAIRDNVVPPTINLDEQDPACDLDYVPWKARPMTVDRVLSNSFGFGGQNATLIFGRYRPEGGNDAGPGKAEGNSDA, encoded by the coding sequence GTGAGCAGAGACACCGGCAACGGATACGCCCACCGGGTCGTGGTCACCGGCTTGGGCGTGGTCAGCCCCGTCGGTATCGGTGTAGACGTCTACTGGGACCGGATTTTGAAGGGCGAGTCGGGAATCGACATTTTGACCCGCCTCAATCCTGACGACTACCCGACGCGGATGGGCGCCGAGGTCAAAGATTTCAACCCCGGGGACTTCATGGAGCGGCGGGACGCCCGGCGCATGGACCGGTTCACCCAGTACGCCGTGGTCGCCGCCGACATGGCCCTGGCCGACGCCGGCATCGGCGACAACCTCCTGCCCCGGGAGCGCCTCGGGGTGGTCATCGGCACGGGCATCGGCGGCATGGAGACCTTGGACGAGCAGTTCCGCCTCATGAACGAGAAGGGTCCCGACCGGGTCAGCCCCTTTTTCGTGCCCATGATGATCGCCAATATGGCGGCGGGGCAGATCTCCATCCGCCACGACCTGCGGGGCCCCAACAGCACCTTGGTGACCGCCTGCGCCGCCTCGGCCCACGCCATGGGCGAGGCCTTCCGCATCCTGCAGCGGGGCGACGCCGACGTCATGGTCACCGGCGGCGCCGAAGCCGCCTTCGTCCCCTTGGCCTTTGCCGGCTTCTGCACCATGAAGGCCATGTCCACCTGGTCCGGGCCGCCCCAAGAAGCCTCCCGCCCCTTCGACGTGCGGCGGGACGGCTTCGTCATGGGGGAGGGCAGCGGCATCCTGGTCTTCGAGCGGCTGGACCATGCCCTGGCCCGGGGCGCCAAGATTTATGCCGAGGTGCTGGGCTTCGGCATGAGCGCCGACGCCCACCACATCACGGCCCCCGCCCCCGGCGGCAGCGGCGGCGCCCGCTCCATGCAGCTGGCCCTGGCCGACGCCGGGCTGGAGCCGGAAGCCATCGACTACATCAACGCCCACGGCACCGGCACCCCGCCGGGGGACATCAGCGAGACCGAGGCCATCAAGTCGGTTTTCGGCGAGCATGCCTATAAGCTGGCCGTCAGCTCCACCAAGTCCATGATCGGCCACTTGCTGGGGGCCGCCGGCGCCGTGGAGGCCATCGCCTGCATCCTCGCCATTCGGGACAATGTGGTCCCGCCCACCATCAACCTGGATGAGCAGGATCCCGCCTGCGATCTGGACTACGTGCCCTGGAAGGCGCGTCCCATGACCGTGGACCGGGTCTTGAGCAATTCCTTCGGTTTCGGCGGGCAGAACGCCACCCTCATCTTCGGCCGCTACCGGCCCGAAGGCGGCAACGATGCCGGGCCGGGCAAGGCAGAGGGGAACAGTGACGCTTAA